The DNA sequence tagcTAGATGGCTAATGCTAacgttaggggttaaggttaggagaagggttagctaacatccTAATAGTAAAGTAGCTAAATAGCAAAGTTgcccgtgatgagattcaaacacgtaACCTTTGGGTTGCTGGACATTTGCATTATACGCCCAACAATCCACCTTTCGTTGTTGCCTAAGTAACCTTCTATCTTATGttaccataccaaacataacatatcatactaatttgagtgtcctggatttatgtttactatgttacatctagtctatgagacttGGGTAATTCAGAACATACGTTAGCTCGTATGTTTTCACACAATACAGAGACAGTTGTAAGGAAACACGTTTTATTACTTCGTGGCCCACTGTGTAATGTGCTTTATAGTCAAAATTATAATTATTCAAACTGATGAGCATCATTCAAAAAAAAATCCACAGAAATTACAATTACTGATGACATATTTATTAACTGTCATTGCCATCTTACAGCAGCAGTGGAATCTACGTACCATAACAACTAGCCTTCTAGCCTTCACCAAGGTGCATTGGGTGTAAATTGTTGGATTGACTTAATTCTTAACATTGAAATCTACTTCAGCTTAAAGTATGTGGTTGAGTAAACTAAAATAAATTAATTGTACAGCAAAACTGACCCTAATTCTATTGGTCTCCAGCACCGTTTTAATCAAAATGTCAGACAATATCAAGACAAACTATAAATGGCAGTttagtgtttccagtttcaaCAGCCTTTCTATGCAGGAATTTGGGAAAAGCGGAATCTCAACATTCTCAGTTGGAATGCAGGAATGTGTGAATAAAGTGCCTGAGTCCTTCCACCTCTATTCCTTACAAACATTTCCAAAACTAAGAAATTGTAGAAAGGTCAATGTtgaaatgtgtataattgcaggtTAAGTATCCTGGTGTGATTGTCAACACCACAAGGCTGTCAGTTTAGAAGTGAAACTTTATCGACAAAGACATCTGATCAAGAAGGCATGAAGAGTATGTATAAAGTATGTGGgcacgtgtgtttgtgtatagGAATTTGCTggtgaaaatatgtatttttgcaGTGATATGTATGATCAGCATTTATGCTTTCTAGGAATGTTTGTGACTTTAGAAAATGTCAAAAGGACACTACCATCAAAGTGGGAAAAGAGCTATTAACAAATTCCAAAATCAGCTAAATTATAACTCCCTCTTCCTCTGACtcattctcttctcctcctccttctctctctctatccttccatctGTCAGTCAGCCTGTCTGTCGGTAGCAGGCGTTGTGGTAGGACGTGGCGTTGAGGACATTGAACATGTCTTTCTTGACGAACGACAGGAAGTTACCCAGGGGGCATAACGGCTGTGCGGCGTTGCGGTCATGTGATCGACAGAAGGTGGTATGGAAAGTCACATCTTCTCCGTTGTACAGAACCCTCACAAACATGTCTCCCCAATTACCAccctttgacctctcccctttcAACCAAGCAGCCTTGTTCTGGCCCTGGCCTTGCCCCTTATATTGTCCCTGCGTTGCGGGCGGACTCTTCCACAACTCAAACACAACCCTCGCCGCAAACCTCGGGAAGAGTGCATCCTCCAAGCCCAGAGCGCTTAGTAGTGGTGCGACAGTGACGTCGTGAGCCGAGGACAGGGTGAacgcctcctctcctccagcgcGGGGTTTTCGTCCCCGAGCGTAGGCCTTGGCGACGCGCTCCATCCGATTGGCGGTGCGGTTGAGGTAGGGGTGCGTGGCGAGCACGGCGTAGCGGCGATACAGTCCCACCCTCCTCCTGTCCACCTCGTCCTCTAACTGCTGCCTCCGGATCACAGCGAACTGGGCCAGAGTCAGACAGCCCCCACTGCCGAGAGCAGTCCCTGCTGACACACAGGGGAAGGACAGGCCGTGGCACAGGTGGCACAGCAGAGAGTCTATAGGGTTGGCAGCTCTGAGCTGGCGCGGGGGCAGACCTAGTGTACGGGCCATGTCTGCGTAGGTCCTCTCCAGTTCAGTGTCTGCCGCTCTGAGGCGGTActgtctcctctgctcctcctccagaTAGGGGTTCCTGGCAGGACAGTCGCAGGCTGAACCACAGAACAACGTGCTCCACTGGTGGTGGACTGTCAGACGGCTCCAGTCAAAGTCTGGCAGGAACCCATACAGAAGAGCCATCCCGCTCTGGAGGGTGCGGCTCCTGCCCGTAGTCTCCACCCACACCTGCTTGGTCGACCAATTGGGCAGGAGGAGTTTGTGACGCTTGTAGGCTAGGCGAAGGAGCTGGCCATTGCGTAAGTGCTGCACCACACCTGAAGACGGGGAAGACAGAGATTGGTTGAACATTTCAGATGTAAACCCAGTCCATCTGGAATGTGACTGGTTGGTTCATTACGCATCTTTAATGTGATTGAATGGTTGGTTACCTGTCTGAGTGAGCTCACCCATCTCACAGGCGCTGTGGTTAGGGAGGCGGGGCAACGAGCTGAGAGTCCCCTCCCAGCGGCCACGCCCCCCCTGGGCCATGTGACCAATGAAAGAATTCAGCTGGGGGTGGGAGGGTTTcctggaagggggagagagatgagcaAAGATGCAGAAGGCAGGGTAAGGAGGGAGAATAGTTTCCAGctggagaaagacagacagagacagtgggtCGACTCTGCATGCTAGtgccaactcacacacacacatggacgcgcacacacacacacagacacatgcgcacgcacgcatgcacagacacacgcTACATCTGCCCCCTAGGATCTTGCCTACATCCCATATGCTAGtgccaactcacacacacacacacatggacgcgcacacacacacacacagacacacgcgcacgcacgcacgcacgcacagacacacgctACATCTGCCCCCTAGGATCTTGCCTACATCCCATATGCTAGTGCAGAATAGATCCCCATAATTACACACTGATCAAAATAAAAACAGACCCAGATTGTAGACCTTTAgaaatagtctctctctctctgtttctctctctcgctctctctcctctctctgtttctctctctctgttctctctctctaaacctcttttctctctcggtttctctctctctcttctctccctctctacctcttctgtctctctcttctctctctctcaagcacacacacataatccACACATGGCCCAGAGACAACACAGCCTGCTCAAACACACACTTCTGGTGCATCTATTGCAGCACCAGCAAAACTGAACTCCTCTCTGAGGGCCACATCTCAACCTCCCcaagtctccctccctccatcccttactctctctatttctctctctctctctctgtctcacactctcgctttctctcttcccACTCTCTACGCTCGACTGTCTTGCCCtgcatctctctgtttctctctctcctccctctctttcagttCTGACTTGGCGTGGAATGTCAGTGCGGAGAGCCAGATGGCATTGAATACTGGACCAGTCAcatcaaacacacagagagagagagagagagagagagagagagagagagagagagagatagagagagaggagcactgggggaaagaggaagagagacagaaaggcagagTACAGACACAGACTCAGAATACCTGAGTGCTCATGTGGTTTGGGTTATGCCTTCTTATGACATGCCACACATTAGTGAAGATGTGTAATTACGTTGTAGGTTTGGCTTCATAGCAGACATATTCACCAGTCCTCTCAGCTCTGTGAAGGCCAGGCCCAGTGACCACAGTTGACTCGGATTACTGACTCTTCCTCTGCAAGACCCATCAGCTCAGAATGAAATGCCCATGTTGAATTTTGCAAATGGCCAGAGACTAAGATATCCCAAAAAGAGGAATGGGGAGGAATTTATCGGCCATTTGTTCAGAATGACATGCCAAGATCCAAGGTTATGCAAGTCACCAGGGATCACACTGTAGTGCCAATTAAAGTAGACAGAACCCAAGtgccctcacacacactcacacttttGATTGAGGCAAGAGCCACAGCAATGACTTCCCTTTCTACAAACAATATATTTTCAGAAACTGCTATCTGCATgatgagagacagagcagagcagtgggATGACAGACAGGATGACAGGTgaatgagagggggaggtgaACAGTGGGATGACAGACTGGATGACTGGTGGAGAGTGGGAGGTAAACAGTGGGATGACAGACAGGATGACAGGTGGATGAGAGGGTAGGTGAATAGTGGGATGACAGGTGGATGAGAGGGGGAGCAGAGCAGTGAGATGCAGTGGGATGACAGACAGGATGACAGGTGGATGAAAGGGGGAGGTGACAGTGGGATGACAGACAGGATGACAGGTGGATGAGAGGGGAAGGAGAACAGTGGGATGACAGACAGGATGACAGGTggatgagagggggaggtgaCAGTGGTATGACAGACTGGATGACTGGTATAGAGG is a window from the Oncorhynchus mykiss isolate Arlee chromosome 24, USDA_OmykA_1.1, whole genome shotgun sequence genome containing:
- the LOC110504117 gene encoding 2-phosphoxylose phosphatase 1 isoform X1 yields the protein MLARNLFILLVVVGAVLAIVSLSLQFFHLIPTTPMGEERPHQGQGQGQGKSRKRVIPVPHTEDPDPDPITEAYGYCNTPNRSEQSWEGHSPVDYKLLSVQVMIRHGDRYPLYAIPKTKRPAIDCTLSPKRKPSHPQLNSFIGHMAQGGRGRWEGTLSSLPRLPNHSACEMGELTQTGVVQHLRNGQLLRLAYKRHKLLLPNWSTKQVWVETTGRSRTLQSGMALLYGFLPDFDWSRLTVHHQWSTLFCGSACDCPARNPYLEEEQRRQYRLRAADTELERTYADMARTLGLPPRQLRAANPIDSLLCHLCHGLSFPCVSAGTALGSGGCLTLAQFAVIRRQQLEDEVDRRRVGLYRRYAVLATHPYLNRTANRMERVAKAYARGRKPRAGGEEAFTLSSAHDVTVAPLLSALGLEDALFPRFAARVVFELWKSPPATQGQYKGQGQGQNKAAWLKGERSKGGNWGDMFVRVLYNGEDVTFHTTFCRSHDRNAAQPLCPLGNFLSFVKKDMFNVLNATSYHNACYRQTG
- the LOC110504117 gene encoding 2-phosphoxylose phosphatase 1 isoform X2; this encodes MGEERPHQGQGQGQGKSRKRVIPVPHTEDPDPDPITEAYGYCNTPNRSEQSWEGHSPVDYKLLSVQVMIRHGDRYPLYAIPKTKRPAIDCTLSPKRKPSHPQLNSFIGHMAQGGRGRWEGTLSSLPRLPNHSACEMGELTQTGVVQHLRNGQLLRLAYKRHKLLLPNWSTKQVWVETTGRSRTLQSGMALLYGFLPDFDWSRLTVHHQWSTLFCGSACDCPARNPYLEEEQRRQYRLRAADTELERTYADMARTLGLPPRQLRAANPIDSLLCHLCHGLSFPCVSAGTALGSGGCLTLAQFAVIRRQQLEDEVDRRRVGLYRRYAVLATHPYLNRTANRMERVAKAYARGRKPRAGGEEAFTLSSAHDVTVAPLLSALGLEDALFPRFAARVVFELWKSPPATQGQYKGQGQGQNKAAWLKGERSKGGNWGDMFVRVLYNGEDVTFHTTFCRSHDRNAAQPLCPLGNFLSFVKKDMFNVLNATSYHNACYRQTG
- the LOC110504117 gene encoding 2-phosphoxylose phosphatase 1 isoform X3; translated protein: MIRHGDRYPLYAIPKTKRPAIDCTLSPKRKPSHPQLNSFIGHMAQGGRGRWEGTLSSLPRLPNHSACEMGELTQTGVVQHLRNGQLLRLAYKRHKLLLPNWSTKQVWVETTGRSRTLQSGMALLYGFLPDFDWSRLTVHHQWSTLFCGSACDCPARNPYLEEEQRRQYRLRAADTELERTYADMARTLGLPPRQLRAANPIDSLLCHLCHGLSFPCVSAGTALGSGGCLTLAQFAVIRRQQLEDEVDRRRVGLYRRYAVLATHPYLNRTANRMERVAKAYARGRKPRAGGEEAFTLSSAHDVTVAPLLSALGLEDALFPRFAARVVFELWKSPPATQGQYKGQGQGQNKAAWLKGERSKGGNWGDMFVRVLYNGEDVTFHTTFCRSHDRNAAQPLCPLGNFLSFVKKDMFNVLNATSYHNACYRQTG